Proteins from a genomic interval of Streptomyces sp. NBC_01445:
- a CDS encoding MFS transporter: MVAIMTDRTSPSPSAPSGPSDPSDPAAGALNTAPPRRPLRQLLAASVGNAVEWYDWYAYTFLATYIAGQVFPKGSGNSLVPLLSTFAVFAVGFFMRPVGGLLMGAVADRHGRRAALTVTILLMGGSSLLVALTPTYAAAGVLAPVVLVLARLLQGLSVGGEFAASTTFLVESAGPGRRGLFSSFQYVSTSAGQLAASGVAAALVSTLGDGQMDGWGWRVPFVLGALLSLVGFWIRRGAYETRSAEQRAAERPGLFDALRHHPRESLLICGITAGGTLAYYTWTSYLPTYAELNAGIDKADALVAGTIALAFFALLQPVGGMLSDRFGRKPLLLFFGLGFALLSVPLLRSLGSSFASLLLVQCAGMVLLTGFTSISAAVNAEVFPARVRAAGIGFPYSLTVAVFGGTAPYVGTLFKETGHAGLFPWYVAVLCLVSSVVYLRLPESAHKELDR, from the coding sequence ATGGTCGCGATCATGACAGATCGCACGTCCCCCTCCCCGTCGGCCCCGTCCGGCCCCTCGGACCCGTCGGATCCGGCGGCCGGGGCCCTGAACACCGCTCCCCCGCGCCGCCCGCTGCGCCAGCTCCTCGCCGCCTCGGTCGGCAACGCCGTCGAGTGGTACGACTGGTACGCATACACGTTCCTGGCCACGTACATCGCGGGCCAGGTGTTCCCCAAGGGCTCGGGCAACTCCCTCGTACCGCTGCTCTCCACGTTCGCGGTGTTCGCCGTCGGGTTCTTCATGCGGCCGGTCGGCGGGCTCCTCATGGGAGCGGTCGCCGACCGGCACGGCCGCCGGGCCGCGCTGACCGTGACCATCCTGCTGATGGGCGGCAGCAGCCTGCTCGTCGCACTCACCCCGACGTACGCGGCCGCGGGCGTCCTCGCGCCCGTGGTGCTCGTCCTCGCGCGGCTGCTCCAAGGGCTGTCCGTCGGGGGCGAGTTCGCTGCCTCGACCACCTTCCTCGTGGAGTCGGCGGGCCCGGGGCGACGCGGACTGTTCTCGTCCTTCCAGTACGTGTCGACGTCCGCCGGACAGCTCGCGGCGTCCGGTGTCGCGGCGGCGCTGGTGAGCACGCTCGGCGACGGGCAGATGGACGGCTGGGGCTGGCGCGTGCCGTTCGTCCTCGGAGCGCTCCTCAGCCTGGTCGGCTTCTGGATCCGGCGCGGCGCGTACGAGACGCGCAGCGCCGAGCAGCGTGCGGCCGAGCGGCCGGGCCTCTTCGACGCGCTGCGGCATCACCCGCGCGAGTCCCTCCTGATCTGCGGCATCACCGCAGGCGGCACGCTCGCCTACTACACGTGGACGTCCTATCTGCCCACGTACGCGGAGCTGAACGCGGGCATCGACAAGGCGGACGCCCTCGTCGCGGGGACCATCGCGCTGGCCTTCTTCGCCCTGCTCCAGCCGGTCGGCGGAATGCTCTCGGACCGGTTCGGGCGCAAGCCGCTGCTCCTCTTCTTCGGCCTGGGCTTCGCGCTGCTCAGCGTGCCGCTGCTGCGCTCGCTCGGCAGCTCGTTCGCCTCGCTGCTCCTGGTGCAGTGCGCGGGGATGGTGCTGCTCACCGGCTTCACGTCGATCTCGGCCGCGGTCAACGCCGAGGTGTTCCCCGCGCGGGTACGCGCGGCGGGCATCGGGTTCCCGTACTCGCTCACCGTCGCCGTCTTCGGCGGGACGGCTCCCTATGTCGGCACGCTGTTCAAGGAGACCGGGCACGCCGGGCTCTTCCCCTGGTACGTCGCCGTGCTCTGCCTCGTGTCGTCCGTGGTGTACCTGCGGCTGCCGGAGAGCGCGCACAAGGAGCTCGACCGCTGA
- a CDS encoding lactonase family protein translates to MSSSTGRRRFLGGIAAVAAGGVVTAAAGPAQARPSRAGRPLYLGTYTSQDGGGSGIGLATYDASTGRITGTGTIDGVADPSYLAVHPRGHTLYAVDEGQDGGVTAVRLADQRVLGRQSTGGAGPCHLSVHPSGRWLLSANYLSGSVAVHPIADSGALGERTALVTHSKPAPGPGQEGPHAHQIITSPDGRHVLAVDLGNDTVYTYRLDTTAGTLTQVSHASLRPGAGPRHLTFHPGGRFAYLANEVDNTVVVCAYDPGTGRLTPGEPQSTGTGPGTSYPAQILVTAEGGFAYLANRGHNSLTRYAIEADGARLRLLDTVPVGGDFPRQIAFSPDGQLLFAANQKSGSVTVFHVDHCGGGLTPAEGPAFAAPIAVCALPL, encoded by the coding sequence ATGAGCAGCAGCACCGGCCGCCGCCGCTTCCTCGGCGGGATCGCGGCCGTCGCGGCCGGCGGTGTCGTCACGGCGGCGGCGGGTCCCGCGCAGGCGCGCCCGTCGCGCGCGGGACGGCCCCTGTACCTCGGCACGTACACATCCCAGGACGGCGGTGGCAGCGGCATCGGGCTCGCCACGTACGACGCGAGCACGGGCCGTATCACCGGGACCGGCACGATCGACGGGGTGGCCGACCCCTCGTATCTGGCGGTGCATCCGCGCGGCCACACTCTGTACGCGGTCGACGAGGGGCAGGACGGCGGTGTGACGGCGGTCCGGCTCGCGGACCAGCGCGTGCTCGGCCGGCAGAGCACGGGCGGCGCGGGCCCCTGCCATCTGTCGGTACACCCGAGCGGCCGGTGGCTGCTGAGCGCCAACTACCTTTCGGGCAGCGTCGCCGTGCACCCCATCGCCGACTCCGGGGCACTCGGTGAACGCACCGCTCTCGTCACCCACTCGAAGCCCGCGCCCGGCCCCGGCCAGGAGGGCCCGCACGCGCACCAGATCATCACGTCCCCGGACGGGCGGCACGTGCTCGCCGTCGACCTGGGCAACGACACCGTCTACACGTACCGCCTCGACACGACGGCCGGGACGCTCACGCAGGTGTCGCACGCGTCCCTGCGCCCGGGCGCGGGCCCCCGTCACCTCACGTTCCACCCGGGTGGCCGCTTCGCGTACCTCGCCAACGAGGTGGACAACACAGTGGTCGTCTGCGCGTACGACCCGGGGACGGGACGACTCACGCCCGGCGAACCCCAGTCCACCGGCACCGGTCCGGGCACCAGCTACCCGGCGCAGATCCTGGTCACGGCCGAGGGCGGCTTCGCCTACCTCGCCAACCGCGGGCACAACAGTCTGACCCGGTACGCGATCGAGGCGGACGGCGCGCGGCTGCGCCTGCTCGACACGGTGCCCGTCGGCGGCGACTTCCCGCGCCAGATCGCCTTCTCGCCGGACGGGCAACTCCTGTTCGCCGCGAACCAGAAGTCGGGGTCCGTGACCGTCTTCCACGTCGACCACTGCGGCGGCGGGCTCACCCCGGCGGAGGGTCCCGCGTTCGCCGCACCGATCGCCGTCTGCGCGCTGCCGCTGTAG
- a CDS encoding 6-phospho-beta-glucosidase, with translation MRLTILGGGGFRVPLVYGALLGDHAPGRVTEVTLHDTDPDRLRAVTGVLAEQATGVPDAPAVHATTDLDAALRGADFVFSAIRVGGLAGRAADERVALAEGVLGQETVGAGGIAYGLRTVPVAVDIARRVRQLAPDAWVINFTNPAGLVTEAMSRHLGDRVIGICDSPVGLGRRVARVLGADPGEAWIDYVGLNHLGWLRGLEVNGRDELPRLLADEKLLGSFEEGRLFGTDWLRSLGAIPNEYLHYYYFNRETVRAYQEADRTRGAFLLDQQAAFYTDPSYASWDRTRAEREATYMAHNREASGAGERDAADLEESGGYEKVALALMRAIARDERATLILNVRGRGALPSLDDDAVVEIPCLVDANGAHPVSVAPLPGHATGLVSSVKAVEREVLEAAEGGSRAAAVKAFALHPLVDSVTVARRLLEGYTAAHPGLAYLTR, from the coding sequence ATGAGGCTGACGATTCTCGGCGGTGGCGGATTTCGAGTGCCCTTGGTGTACGGAGCGCTGCTCGGCGACCACGCGCCGGGCCGCGTCACCGAGGTCACGCTGCACGACACCGACCCGGACCGGCTGCGGGCCGTCACCGGCGTACTGGCGGAACAAGCCACCGGCGTCCCCGACGCGCCCGCCGTGCACGCCACCACCGACCTCGACGCGGCGCTGCGCGGCGCCGACTTCGTGTTCTCCGCGATCCGCGTCGGCGGCCTCGCGGGCCGCGCCGCGGACGAGCGGGTCGCCCTCGCCGAGGGAGTGCTCGGCCAGGAGACCGTCGGCGCCGGCGGCATCGCGTACGGCCTGCGGACCGTGCCCGTCGCCGTCGACATCGCGCGCCGCGTCAGGCAACTCGCGCCCGACGCCTGGGTCATCAACTTCACCAACCCGGCGGGCCTGGTCACCGAGGCCATGTCACGGCACCTCGGCGACCGCGTCATCGGCATCTGCGACTCGCCCGTCGGACTCGGCCGCCGTGTGGCGCGCGTCCTCGGCGCCGACCCGGGCGAGGCCTGGATCGATTACGTCGGCCTCAACCACCTCGGCTGGCTGCGCGGACTCGAGGTGAACGGCCGCGACGAGCTCCCGCGCCTGCTCGCCGACGAGAAGCTGCTCGGCTCCTTCGAGGAAGGCCGCCTCTTCGGCACGGACTGGCTCCGCTCGCTCGGCGCGATCCCCAACGAGTACCTGCACTACTACTACTTCAACCGGGAGACCGTCCGCGCCTACCAGGAGGCCGATCGCACCCGCGGCGCGTTCCTGCTCGACCAGCAGGCCGCCTTCTACACCGACCCGTCGTACGCCAGTTGGGATCGCACCCGCGCCGAGCGCGAGGCCACGTACATGGCGCACAACCGCGAGGCGTCCGGCGCGGGCGAGCGGGACGCGGCCGACCTGGAGGAGTCGGGCGGCTACGAGAAGGTGGCGCTCGCCCTGATGCGCGCCATCGCCCGCGACGAGCGCGCGACGCTGATCCTCAACGTGCGCGGGCGCGGCGCCCTGCCGTCCCTCGACGACGACGCCGTGGTCGAGATCCCCTGCCTCGTCGACGCCAACGGCGCGCACCCCGTCAGCGTGGCGCCGCTGCCCGGCCATGCCACGGGCCTCGTCTCCTCGGTCAAGGCCGTCGAGCGCGAGGTGCTCGAAGCGGCCGAGGGCGGCTCGCGCGCCGCCGCCGTCAAGGCCTTCGCCCTGCACCCCCTCGTCGACTCCGTGACCGTGGCCCGCCGCCTCCTGGAGGGATACACGGCGGCCCACCCCGGCCTCGCCTACCTGACCCGCTAG
- a CDS encoding type A2 lantipeptide — MNSTPQVETLEISDADLDNVSGGLVGGLAANLTGTADSIVPVSGVVGGLTGTVEGLTGVNTAAVTGLATGLTAGL; from the coding sequence ATGAACTCCACCCCCCAGGTTGAGACCCTCGAGATCTCCGACGCCGACCTCGACAACGTGTCGGGCGGCCTCGTCGGCGGTCTCGCCGCCAACCTGACCGGCACGGCCGACTCGATCGTCCCCGTCTCCGGCGTCGTCGGCGGCCTGACCGGCACCGTCGAGGGCCTGACCGGCGTCAACACCGCCGCCGTCACCGGCCTGGCCACCGGCCTGACCGCTGGTCTCTGA
- a CDS encoding alpha-mannosidase has protein sequence MHDELRRIEQRVARVHDQRVKPAVHSARVPLALQAWHAPGEPVPFAEAKSAAYKPFSVGTPWGPPWGTTWFTAHGTVPAEWAGRRVEAVFDLGFVNDWPGNQAEALVHLPDGRPLKAVNPQNQYVPVARPAQGGEEVDYLIEAASNPDILADRFAHPTPLGDPRTAGDQPLYTFRSADLAILDEDVFHLSLDLQVLRELMLELSEHEPRRHEIAHTLEAALDALDLDDISGTAAAARAVLAPALAKPAHAGAHTLSSVGHAHIDSAWLWPIRETKRKTSRTFSNVTALADEYDEFVFACSQAQQYEWVKDNYPHVWDRIKEAVAKGQWAPVGGMWVESDGNLPGGEAIARQLVHGKRFFIEHFGVETKGVWLPDSFGYNAAYPQLARLAGNEWFLTQKLSWNQTNKLPHHSFWWEGIDGTRIFTHFPPVDTYNVEFSGREMAHAVRNYQDKGRGTRSLAPFGHGDGGGGPTREMLERARRLADLEGSAKVRVEHPDAFFAEASKEIPKDQVWSGELYLELHRATYTSQARTKQGNRRSEHLLREAELWATAAALRAPGYAYPYEKLDRLWKTVLLHQFHDILPGSSIAWVHREAEAEYARVAVELEAITAEAVGALGGGEGGPHVFNTSPYARTEVIRTPAGDLARTHVPAHGSAPLARAVPDHPVTVTDGRTLDNGLVRVVIGPDGTLASVYDLTAEREVLAGPGNLLRLHSDLPNYWDAWDIDKHYKNHYRDLLDAESVTVTEEGPLRAAVRVERAFGKGSRITQTVTLRAGSKRVDVETGIDWHETEKILKAAFPVDVRADHSSAEIQFGHVKRPTHTNTSWEAARFEVYGHRWVHIGEPGYGVAVLNDSTYGHDVSRTTRDDGGTTTTVRLSLVRAPRVPDPEADQGTHRFTYSLLPGASVADAVAEGYALNLPLRVAGSGGAPEPVVSVDGDGLTVEAVKLADDGSGDVVVRLYESLGGRAAGTLRTGFPLAGVQVTDLLERPLAQQPEEVRTSADGSDAVRVALRPFQIVTLRLAVGGRG, from the coding sequence ATGCACGACGAACTCCGCCGCATCGAGCAGCGCGTCGCCCGCGTCCACGACCAGCGCGTCAAGCCGGCCGTCCACAGCGCCCGGGTCCCGCTCGCCCTCCAGGCCTGGCACGCGCCCGGCGAGCCCGTCCCCTTCGCCGAGGCGAAGTCGGCCGCGTACAAGCCGTTCAGTGTCGGCACCCCTTGGGGCCCGCCCTGGGGCACCACCTGGTTCACGGCGCACGGAACGGTCCCCGCCGAGTGGGCAGGCCGCCGCGTCGAGGCCGTCTTCGACCTGGGCTTCGTCAACGACTGGCCCGGCAACCAGGCGGAGGCCCTCGTCCACCTCCCCGACGGCCGCCCCCTCAAGGCCGTCAACCCGCAGAACCAGTACGTGCCCGTGGCCCGCCCCGCGCAGGGCGGCGAAGAGGTCGACTACCTCATCGAGGCCGCCTCCAACCCGGACATTCTCGCCGACCGCTTCGCGCACCCCACCCCGCTCGGCGACCCGCGCACGGCGGGCGACCAGCCGCTCTACACCTTCAGGAGCGCCGACCTCGCGATCCTCGACGAGGACGTCTTCCACCTCTCGCTCGACCTCCAGGTCCTGCGCGAGCTGATGCTGGAGCTGAGCGAGCACGAGCCGCGCCGCCATGAGATCGCGCACACTCTCGAAGCGGCGCTCGACGCCCTCGACCTCGACGACATCTCCGGCACGGCCGCCGCCGCCCGCGCCGTCCTCGCCCCGGCCCTCGCGAAGCCGGCGCACGCGGGCGCGCACACCCTCTCCTCCGTCGGCCACGCGCACATCGACTCGGCCTGGCTGTGGCCGATCCGCGAGACCAAGCGCAAGACGTCCCGCACCTTCTCGAACGTGACGGCGCTCGCAGACGAGTACGACGAGTTCGTCTTCGCCTGCTCGCAGGCCCAGCAGTACGAGTGGGTCAAGGACAACTACCCGCACGTGTGGGACCGCATCAAGGAGGCCGTCGCCAAGGGCCAGTGGGCGCCCGTCGGCGGGATGTGGGTCGAGTCCGACGGCAACCTGCCCGGCGGCGAGGCCATCGCCCGCCAGCTCGTCCACGGCAAGCGCTTCTTCATCGAGCACTTCGGCGTCGAGACGAAGGGCGTGTGGTTGCCCGACTCGTTCGGTTACAACGCCGCCTACCCGCAGCTCGCCCGGCTCGCCGGGAACGAGTGGTTCCTCACGCAGAAGCTGTCCTGGAACCAGACCAACAAGCTGCCCCACCACTCGTTCTGGTGGGAGGGCATCGACGGCACGCGGATCTTCACCCACTTCCCGCCGGTCGACACCTACAACGTCGAGTTCTCCGGCAGGGAGATGGCGCACGCCGTCCGCAACTACCAGGACAAGGGGCGAGGCACCCGCTCCCTCGCGCCCTTCGGGCACGGCGACGGCGGCGGCGGACCCACCCGCGAGATGCTGGAGCGCGCCCGCCGCCTGGCCGACCTGGAGGGCTCCGCGAAGGTCAGGGTCGAGCACCCGGACGCCTTCTTCGCCGAGGCGAGCAAGGAGATCCCCAAGGACCAGGTGTGGTCGGGCGAGCTCTATCTGGAGCTGCACCGCGCCACGTACACCTCGCAGGCCCGCACCAAGCAGGGCAACCGCCGCAGCGAACACCTGCTGCGCGAGGCCGAGTTGTGGGCCACGGCCGCGGCCCTGCGCGCGCCGGGGTACGCGTACCCGTACGAGAAGCTCGACCGGCTGTGGAAGACGGTGCTCCTGCACCAGTTCCACGACATCCTGCCCGGGTCGTCCATCGCCTGGGTGCACCGCGAGGCCGAGGCGGAGTACGCGCGCGTGGCGGTCGAACTCGAAGCGATCACGGCGGAGGCGGTCGGTGCGCTGGGGGGCGGCGAGGGTGGGCCGCACGTGTTCAACACCAGCCCGTACGCCCGTACCGAAGTGATCCGCACCCCGGCCGGGGACCTGGCCCGCACCCACGTGCCCGCCCACGGGTCGGCGCCTCTGGCCCGCGCCGTCCCCGACCACCCCGTCACCGTCACGGACGGCCGCACGCTCGACAACGGGCTCGTGCGCGTCGTCATCGGCCCCGACGGGACGCTGGCCTCCGTGTACGACCTGACCGCGGAACGCGAGGTCCTCGCCGGCCCCGGCAATCTGCTCCGCCTCCACAGCGACCTGCCCAACTACTGGGACGCCTGGGACATCGACAAGCACTACAAGAACCACTACCGCGACCTCCTCGACGCCGAGTCCGTGACGGTGACCGAGGAAGGGCCGCTGCGTGCCGCCGTCCGTGTGGAGCGCGCCTTCGGCAAGGGCTCCCGCATCACGCAGACCGTCACCCTGCGCGCGGGCAGCAAGCGCGTCGACGTCGAGACCGGGATCGACTGGCACGAGACCGAGAAGATCCTCAAGGCCGCGTTCCCCGTCGACGTCCGCGCCGACCACTCCAGCGCCGAGATCCAGTTCGGCCACGTCAAGCGCCCCACGCACACCAACACCAGCTGGGAGGCGGCCCGCTTCGAGGTGTACGGCCACCGCTGGGTCCACATCGGCGAACCCGGCTACGGCGTCGCGGTCCTCAACGACTCCACGTACGGCCATGACGTCTCGCGCACGACCCGGGACGACGGCGGCACGACCACCACCGTCCGCCTCTCCCTAGTGCGGGCCCCGCGAGTGCCCGACCCGGAGGCCGACCAGGGCACGCACCGCTTCACCTACTCCCTGCTGCCCGGCGCGAGTGTCGCCGACGCGGTCGCCGAGGGGTACGCGCTCAACCTGCCGCTACGGGTGGCCGGTTCGGGCGGTGCGCCGGAGCCGGTGGTGTCGGTGGACGGCGACGGCCTGACGGTGGAGGCGGTGAAGCTCGCCGACGACGGCTCGGGCGATGTCGTCGTCCGGCTCTACGAGTCCCTCGGCGGCCGGGCCGCGGGCACGCTGCGCACGGGCTTCCCGCTCGCCGGCGTCCAGGTCACCGATCTCCTGGAACGTCCGCTCGCACAACAGCCGGAAGAGGTGCGGACGTCGGCGGACGGCAGTGACGCGGTGCGGGTGGCGCTGCGGCCGTTCCAGATCGTGACGCTGCGGCTCGCGGTGGGCGGCCGGGGCTGA
- a CDS encoding HlyD family efflux transporter periplasmic adaptor subunit, protein MQFRQQALSKLQSPEELDLPVRLARPQGVLALAVTLVVMAAASVWAVTGSLSSTLRVPGVLTHAQGSYVLQSPVTGQVTGVLAKEGQRLAANSPLLKVSTPQGDRYVRTVDAGRVTTLVARIGAVVTTGSDVATVEKTGAKDPLLAMLYVPADRAGTVPVGADVDLTVQSAPSQQYGMLRGRVQAVGRGAQSSQRVEAFLGDKELATQFTKGGPAVAVLVKLVASPSTKSGYAWSSKGGPPYALDSMTPASGAVHLAEQRPIDWLLP, encoded by the coding sequence GTGCAGTTCCGCCAACAGGCCCTGTCCAAACTGCAGTCGCCCGAGGAACTCGACCTTCCCGTGCGGCTCGCCAGGCCCCAGGGCGTACTTGCGCTGGCCGTGACCCTCGTCGTGATGGCGGCCGCGTCCGTGTGGGCGGTGACCGGGTCCCTCTCCTCGACGCTGCGGGTCCCCGGCGTCCTCACCCACGCGCAGGGCAGTTACGTCCTCCAGAGCCCCGTCACCGGTCAGGTCACGGGCGTGCTCGCCAAGGAGGGGCAGCGCCTCGCCGCGAACTCCCCGCTCCTCAAGGTCAGCACACCGCAGGGCGACCGCTATGTGCGGACCGTCGACGCGGGCCGCGTCACCACGCTCGTCGCCCGGATCGGCGCGGTGGTCACCACCGGTTCCGATGTGGCGACCGTCGAGAAGACCGGCGCCAAGGACCCCCTCCTCGCGATGCTGTACGTCCCCGCGGACCGCGCGGGCACGGTGCCCGTCGGAGCGGACGTCGACCTCACCGTCCAGTCGGCGCCGTCCCAGCAGTACGGCATGCTGCGCGGCCGGGTGCAGGCGGTCGGGCGCGGCGCGCAGAGCAGTCAGCGGGTCGAGGCCTTCCTCGGCGACAAGGAACTGGCCACGCAGTTCACGAAGGGCGGCCCGGCGGTCGCGGTCCTCGTGAAGCTCGTCGCGTCGCCCTCCACCAAGTCGGGTTACGCGTGGTCGTCCAAGGGCGGACCCCCGTACGCGCTCGACTCGATGACCCCCGCCTCCGGCGCCGTGCACCTCGCCGAGCAGCGCCCGATCGATTGGCTGCTCCCGTGA
- a CDS encoding NHLP family bacteriocin export ABC transporter peptidase/permease/ATPase subunit, with amino-acid sequence MAAPVSPSPAVQQQLPPAGHGRRRARPAPKPPRRRHRTVRTPTVLQMEAVECGAAALAMVLAHHGRHVPLEELRIACGVSRDGSRASNLLKAARSYGMTARGMQMEPAALAEVEAPAILFWEFNHYVVYDGMGRRFGRRGVHINDPDKGRRFVPAEDFDTSFTGVVLVLEPGDDFRTGGRRPGVLRALPARLRGTTGTMLAALLASLLLVAVGAALPALSRTYIDMFLIGDQTSLLGALFASMGAMVALTAVLTWLQQANLLRGRVIASTLSSARFFGHLLRLPVTFFAQRSPADLVQRLQSNDAVSETLARDLTAAGVDGVVVLLYAALLWTYDPQLTLVGVGIALGNVVAMRIVIRLRATRTQKLRADTARLTNTSYTGLQLIETMKATGGENGYFRRWAGQHATTLEEQQRLGVPSAWLGIVAPTLATLNSALILWIGGLRAVEGHLSVGLLVAFQALVTRFTAPITRLNGVAGRIQDFAADVARLKDVESFPADALYTRPDAAASTRRLKGHVTLDDITFGYSPLDKPLLTGFSLAVGPGQQVALVGGSGSGKSTVSRLISGLYSPWEGTIRIDGQRLEDIPRGALSASVSFVDQDVFLFEGTVRDNVALWDPSIPDEAVVDALKDAALYDVVARRPGGIQGRVEQDGRNFSGGQRQRLEIARALVRRPSILVLDEVTSALDAETEQLIIDNLRRRGCACVVIAHRLSTVRDSDEIVVLDHGQIVERGRHEALVAAGGPYAELVKEH; translated from the coding sequence TTGGCTGCTCCCGTGAGCCCCTCCCCCGCAGTCCAGCAGCAGCTGCCCCCGGCCGGACACGGCCGCCGCCGCGCGCGCCCCGCGCCGAAGCCACCGCGCCGCCGCCACCGCACCGTCCGCACGCCCACCGTCCTCCAGATGGAGGCCGTCGAGTGCGGCGCCGCGGCCCTCGCGATGGTCCTGGCGCACCACGGCCGGCACGTCCCGCTGGAGGAGCTGCGCATCGCGTGCGGCGTCTCGCGCGACGGCTCGCGGGCCAGCAACCTCCTGAAGGCGGCCCGTAGTTACGGGATGACCGCGCGCGGCATGCAGATGGAGCCGGCCGCGCTCGCGGAGGTCGAGGCGCCCGCGATCCTCTTCTGGGAGTTCAACCACTACGTCGTCTACGACGGCATGGGGCGGCGCTTCGGGCGGCGCGGCGTGCACATCAACGACCCGGACAAGGGCCGCAGGTTCGTGCCCGCCGAGGACTTCGACACCAGTTTCACGGGCGTCGTCCTCGTCCTCGAACCCGGCGACGACTTCCGCACGGGCGGGCGCAGGCCCGGCGTCCTGCGGGCGCTGCCCGCGCGCCTTCGCGGCACGACGGGCACGATGCTCGCGGCGCTGCTCGCCAGCCTCCTGCTCGTCGCGGTCGGCGCGGCGCTGCCCGCGCTGAGCCGCACGTACATCGACATGTTCCTCATCGGTGACCAGACCTCGCTGCTCGGCGCGCTGTTCGCGTCGATGGGCGCGATGGTGGCGCTCACTGCCGTGCTCACCTGGCTCCAGCAGGCCAATCTGCTGCGCGGGCGCGTCATCGCGTCGACGCTGAGCAGCGCCCGGTTCTTCGGCCATCTGCTGCGGCTGCCGGTGACGTTCTTCGCGCAGCGCAGTCCGGCCGATCTGGTGCAGCGCCTCCAGTCGAACGACGCGGTCTCCGAGACGCTCGCGCGTGACCTGACCGCTGCGGGCGTCGACGGCGTCGTGGTCCTCCTGTACGCGGCTCTGCTGTGGACGTACGACCCGCAGCTCACACTGGTGGGTGTGGGCATCGCGCTCGGGAACGTCGTGGCGATGCGGATCGTGATCCGGCTGCGGGCCACCCGTACGCAGAAGCTGCGCGCGGACACGGCACGGCTCACCAACACCTCGTACACCGGCCTTCAGCTCATCGAGACGATGAAGGCGACGGGCGGCGAGAACGGGTACTTCCGGCGCTGGGCGGGGCAGCACGCGACCACGCTGGAGGAGCAGCAGCGGCTCGGGGTGCCGAGCGCGTGGCTCGGCATCGTGGCGCCGACCCTGGCCACGCTCAACAGCGCCCTGATCCTGTGGATCGGCGGCCTTCGCGCGGTCGAGGGTCATCTGTCGGTGGGCCTGCTCGTGGCGTTCCAGGCCCTCGTCACGCGGTTCACCGCGCCGATCACGCGTCTCAACGGTGTCGCGGGACGCATCCAGGACTTCGCCGCCGACGTGGCGCGCCTCAAGGACGTGGAGAGCTTCCCGGCGGACGCTCTGTACACGCGGCCCGACGCGGCGGCGAGCACGCGCCGCCTGAAGGGGCACGTCACGCTCGACGACATCACGTTCGGCTACAGCCCGCTGGACAAGCCGCTCCTCACGGGCTTCTCACTGGCGGTCGGACCCGGTCAGCAGGTGGCGCTCGTCGGCGGCTCGGGCAGCGGCAAGTCGACGGTGTCGCGGCTGATCTCCGGGCTCTACAGCCCGTGGGAGGGCACGATCCGCATCGACGGGCAGCGTCTTGAGGACATTCCGAGGGGCGCCCTGTCGGCGTCGGTGTCCTTCGTCGACCAGGACGTGTTCCTCTTCGAGGGCACGGTCCGTGACAACGTCGCGCTGTGGGACCCGTCGATCCCGGACGAGGCCGTCGTCGACGCCCTCAAGGACGCGGCGCTCTACGACGTCGTCGCGCGCAGGCCCGGCGGTATCCAGGGCCGGGTCGAGCAGGACGGGCGGAACTTCTCCGGCGGTCAGCGCCAGCGCCTGGAGATCGCGCGGGCCCTGGTGCGCCGGCCGAGCATCCTCGTGCTCGACGAGGTGACCAGCGCGCTCGACGCCGAGACGGAGCAGCTCATCATCGACAATCTGCGGCGCCGCGGCTGCGCCTGCGTCGTGATCGCGCACCGCCTCAGCACGGTGCGCGACAGCGACGAGATCGTCGTCCTCGACCACGGCCAGATCGTCGAGCGGGGCCGGCACGAGGCGCTCGTCGCCGCCGGCGGGCCGTACGCCGAGCTGGTCAAGGAGCACTGA